The region CTGTTGGTGCCTGCTGATGTCTGGGCAGGTCTCACGAGTTTATCACTTGATGCAAAGGGTGATTCGATTTTCAGGGGAGAGAAAGAGCATTTAAATATTGTTTTTTCGGTTGATAATGAAACCGCTGTAGATGGTGATTCCTATACTGTTCGGGCAAATCAACATCTGATTCGGCGAGGGACTATCTTCCGAAACCTATCAGTCCGTATTAGTTGGAACGGACGTGTTAACGATGTACAGTTAGCCGACGGGACTTATACAATTAGCGTTGTTCTTGACAAGGAAGCCGCACCGGGCGAAGTATTGGAGAGAACTGCTGAGGCTATTTTAGACACCAGACCGCCCCGCATCTCCAGCATATTTGCCAATGACGATCCTAATTTGTTGCTTACTAATGGCATTCTTATCAATGTCCCCCTACGGAACATAACTGTAATACCGGACGTGGATGAGGGGAGCGCGATTGATTTCGCTGCGAGACGGACGAATGTCGTCTTAAGGAATGCACGCGGTGTTGTCCGTCCTGGATCCCTCAATTACACAACGCAGCTGAGTTTTAGTTTAGGAAACCCCTTAGATGTACGTGCCGAAAATGGAAGTTATACCCTAACAATTACACTTGTCGATAAAGCCGGTAATCTTGTTCAAGAGACAACAGAATTTACCTTTGATAATGTGCCTCCCAATTTGGTGAGCGTTGCTGGTAATACCGGAGCTATCGCTCCAGGGAGTGGCGTTAGCCGTCAGTTAGATTTTGTTGAAGCGACGCTCGCAGACAATTTTGAGAACGGTGTGAATCTCTCAGGTTCAACGATTCGCCTCACGGGACCCGAAGGTGAGATTTTAGGGCGGCAGACATTTCCGGGGAAAAATAAAATTCGGTGGGTATTTTTATCGCCTTTATTACCCAAAGACGGTCTTCGCGATGGCGAATATACCGTTGAAGTTGTTGGAACGGATAACGCTGGTAATCAAAGTGGTGCTATTCGTGTCCCGTTTGTTTATGATAACCTCGCACCGCAACTCGTCTCTTTGAGCCCTACACAGGATGGCGGTGCCTTCAACCAAATTGGCGATACCATTTACCAGAATCAGCCGCTTACCCAGATAGTTGCCGTCTTTAACGATGGCGATGCTGGGGTTGGTGTCGATTTTGAGCAGGGAACGCGGATTCAATTTAGTGCTATCGGTGCTGGAAATACTGCTGAGTTACTCACCGGTCGTACTTTTGTAGATAGAACAAACTCCCAAATTACCTACGTTTTAGACGAGCCTCTCGTGAGTCAGGATGGCAGCTATAGGCTTGACATACAATTCGCCGATACACTCGGTAGTAGGGATAGCGAGACTTTCCTGTTTCTCTATGATACTCAACTGCCAACCCTTGTATCTACCTTCCCCGCACCTAACGAAACCGTTGATAATTTATCACAAATCCGCATCGTTCTGAATGAAACAGCGAGTGGTATTGATTTCATTCAAAGTAGTTTCCGGTTAACACGGGAAGTGGGGGGCGCGCAAATAGATATCCCTGTTAATATCGCAAATAATGGAAGAGATACCGCAACTTTGACCGTGTTGGAGCCCATTGCCTTGGATGGCTCTGACGATGGCACCTATGTGATAGAGGTTACACCCACTGACCGGGCCGGCAACCTCGGCGCGCCGGCGCGCCGTGAATTCTATCTCGTCAGCCAAACCCGAGCAGAAGTAAGACTGACAATGCCTGAAGAAACGATAGTCACTGATTTGGAGACGGTTGTCGCAGCACTTACTAATTATATTGGGACGGGTATTAATTTCAACGAATCGACGCTTACTGTCACAAATCCTCAAGGTGTTGTTGTTCCAGAGCGAAGGATTGAGACGGATACGACAAATAACCTCCTAACTTGGAGCACTGATGCGGTAATTCCCCGTGACGGCACCGCAGATGGCGAATATACCATAACTGCGACCTTCGTTGATTTTAGTGGAAAACGCTTTACACAGGAATTTCCAGTCTTTTTGGATACGCAATTTCCAGCGATTGAGAGTGTCCGTGTTGAAACACGCACCCAACCCCTACTTTCTGTGAACCGTACAACGGACTTGACTGCAGGTTTCTCACAAATCGTCGTAAATTTTGGGGAACGTTCTGGAAGCGCGGCACGGAATTTACAAATCCCGGATAATGATGTCGATTTTGTGAATACGGGTGTTACCCTTGTCGGTCCAACTGGCGAAAATATACCCGTTAATCGTTTTGATAATGGTCGAACGACTTTAACATTGAATTTCCAAGCCTTGACGCAGTCGGGGAACTATACGCTTTCAATTACACCGCAAGACACGATAGGCAATCGGAGCACAGCTGCCTTTGTCTATAGATTTCAAATTGATGTCTCTCCGCCCGTCGTCAGTTCTGTTCTCATTGATGGAGAGATTGGCGGGATTGTTTACGTCAATGGTGCTGCGACTGCGATAGAGGTTACGTTTACGGATCCATCTGGTGTTGGGGTAGACTTAGGCGATGGCGGTTCAACTATTACCGTCACAGGTCCCACCGGTATTCCTGCCCCTGGTATCACTACACGGAGTGGAACGAATCAATTGAGATGGGTTCCCGTAGTCCTGCCAACCGATGGGACTGCAGATGGGAGTTACACGGTTGCTGTCACACCCGTTGATAGGACAGGTAGACAAGGTCAAGTTGTTTATCGACAGTTGATTTACGATACGCAGGAACCTCGTATTACCGCCTCGACACCAGTGGCGTTGCTCCAACCCGTCACATATATCGGCGGGACGCTAACGCAACTCCAATTTACCATTGAAGATGTAGGACCTGCCGGTTTGGATTTAGAAGAACAAACGGTATCAATACTGGATGCGAGAAGCACACCTATTGCCGCTGCTCGCATTGCTGATGAGATAAATGGTAACCTCTATCTCACGCTTGACGCGCCATTTGCTCGGGATGGAAGTATGGATGGTGAGTATCGGGTAAGAATATCACTTGTTGACAGAGCCGGGAATCGATTTAATGCTGAGCGTCGCCTGATTTATGATTCGCAAGTGCCGCGAGTATCTGCTGTCACGATCAATACGGCTTCTCCCATGGAGCTCCTACCGCAGCGGCTTAACGAGATTGTAGAACCTATAAGTCATATTACCGTTCAATTTGAGGAGGCAACGCGCGTTGATTTTGACAATACAGTGATTACGTTGGTAGCTCCGAATAACGTGTCGATTCCACTCACGTTGCGAGATGATGGTAAGTCTCGACTCACGGCGAGTTTCCTTGATTTGCATCAAGTCGGTGTCTATACGTTATCTGTCACATCGAGAGATATAGCTGGGAATGTTGCTCCCGGTTCTATTGATTACCGGATTGCTCTGGGTTTAACGTTGCCGAGTGTCAGTTCGGTTGTTATAGGTGAACAGGTTGGTGATGTCGCTTACCTCAACTCAGATAATGTAGTGATAGATGCTACTTTCCTTGATCCAACTGATATAGGATTAGCGTTGGATAGTGAAGGGTCAAGCATCGTGGTAAGGAATGCTTCGGGAATGGTTGTGCCGGGGCAGACGGAGATAAATGGTGTTGACCAATTGGTATGGAGACCTATATCTCTTCCGGCAGACGGTAGTGTTGATGGACGATACACAGTAGAAGTTACACCTGTGGATAAGCTTGGCAGGCGCGGTGATATTGTTTCTCGTCAGTTTATCTATGACACGGAGATGCCTCGGATAACCAGCGGGTCTCCGTTGATATTAAGTGAACCGGTTTCTTATATCCCTGGTGATTTCAGACAGTTTGTGTTTACGATTGAAGATGTAGGGCCTGCGGGTCTATTTTTTGGGGATCAAGAGATTACGTTGATGGATGCTGCAGGTAATGTTGTCCCAACAACGATGACGTTTGATGAATTAACGAATCAGCTCTATCTAACGCCTGCAGCTTCGTTCCCGCGGGATGGGAGCGCGGATGGTCAGTATACCGTACAAGTGTCGCTTGTTGACAAGGCACAGAATCGTTTAGATTCGGCGTACGTATTTGTTTATGATTCCAAGGCCCCTCGTTTAACCTCGGTTCTGGTAAATACCGATCCGCCGGTGGCACTTGTGCCAGATCGAACGACTGAGTTTTTGGCGTCTATTAGTAGTATCACGCTTGCGTTTGAAGAGTTGACGGAAGTTGATTTCTCGAATACGGTGATTGAGTTGGTCGGTCCTGATGAAGCAGCAATTCTACTCACGTTAGAAGATGATGGTATTTCTAAGGTTGTTGTGGATTTCTTAGAATTGACGCAAATTGGTTCATACACCTTGTCTGTGACCCCTCAGGATATAGCCGGTAATGCGGCATCGGGTGCGGCAAGTTATGAGTTTGTTCTGGATATACCGCCGCCGAGCGTTGATAGGGTGGTTATCGCTGAACAAGAGGATGGCATTGCGTACGTCAATGCCGGCAAGGCGGTAATAAGTGTTAGGTTCCTTGACCCGACTGAAACTGGATTGGTTTTGGGGAGCGAAGGCTCAAATATCCTTGTGACGAGTGCTTCAGGTGCGGTTGTGCCGGGTCGGATGTCGTCCAATGGCGTTGACCAGTTGACATGGCAACCGTTATCTCTCCCGACAGACGGTAGTGCTGATGGGCAGTATACAGTAGAAATTACATCCGTTGATAAGGCAGGAAGACGGGGGGATGTGGTCTATCGTCAATTTATCTATGACACGGAGAAGCCTCGGATAACGGCAGCCTCTCCGCTAATATTGAGTGACCCTGTCTCTTATATCCCTGGTGATTTCAGACAGTTTGTGTTTACGATTGAAGATGTAGGGCCTGCGGGTCTATTTTTTGGGGATCAAGAGATTACGTTGATGGATGCTGCAGGTAATGTTGTCCCAACAACGATGACGTTTGATGAATTAACGAATCAGCTCTATCTAACGCCTGCAGCTTCGTTCCCGCGGGATGGGAGCGCGGATGGTCAGTATACCGTACAAGTGTCGCTTGTTGACAAGGCACAGAATCGTTTAGATTCGGCGTACGTATTTGTTTATGATTCCAAGGCCCCTCGTTTAACCTCGGTTCTGGTAAATACCGATCCGCCGGTGGCACTTGTGCCAGATCGAACGACTGAGTTTTTGGCGTCTATTAGTAGTATCACGCTTGCGTTTGAAGAGTTGACGGAAGTTGATTTCTCGAATACGGTGATTGAGTTGGTCGGTCCTGATGAAGCAGCAATTCTACTCACGTTAGAAGATGATGGGGTGTCTGAGGTTGTTGCGAACTTCTTAGGATTGACGGAGATTGGTTCGTATACGTTGTCTGTGACCCCTCAAGATATAGCCGGTAATGCGGCATCGGGTGCAGCGAGTTATGAGTTCATCCTTGATATACCGTTGCCGAGTGTTGATAGAGTTATTATAGGTGAGCAGGAGGAAGGGGTCGCTTATGTCAATGCCGGCAATATGGTTATAATTGCTGCGCTCCTTGATCCAACGGAGACGGGATTAGCGTTCGGTACTCAGGGTTCAATAATCCAAGTGCAAACGCCTGATGGAATAGTCGTTCCGGGAATTACCGGTTCTAATGGTGTGGATTTGATTGGTTGGGAACCCGCAGCCTTTACCTCTGACGGCAGCACGGATGGAAGATACAGCGTATATGTCGTACCTATTGACAAGGCTGGAAGGCAGGGCAACACCGTCTATCGTGAGTTTGTCTACGATACCCAAAAGCCCCAGATAACTTTTGCTGATCCTGTTGATCTCAGTCAACCTGTTTCATATATCAGCGACAATTTGACACAGTTTCATTTCAGCGTCGAAGATGTTGGTCCTGCAGACCTCGAATTGTCGGCGCAGAAAGTTAGCCTGCTTGATGTGAGTGGAAACCCTGTACCAGTGCAACTCACGAATGATACGAGCAGCGAAATCTTTCTCACACTGGATGAACCGTTATCCCGTGACGGTAGTATGGATGGAAACTATACTGTCCGTATTGAGTTAGCTGACAAGTCTGGGAATGCTTTCGGTGTTGAACACCGTATTGTCTATGATACGCAAGCCCCGACGCTGGTGAGTACTGTCCCTGCTGATGGTGCCCTTGTTACCGAGGATCGTACACAGGTCCTGGTAACCCTCAACGATGACGGAGGAAGTGGTATGGACTGGGAAGCTACTACGTTGACGCTAATTGACCCAAATGGAACCCAAATATCGGGTGAACTGGTGAGTGACGCGGCGACACAGTTAACACTGAATACGAACCAACTTATTGAGGATGGACGCTATATCATTCGCGTGCGAGCTATCGACCGAGCAGGGAACGGGAGGGCGACTGTCTTTGAACGCGGTTTTCAAATTTCAAGACGTTTGCCAATCCTTGTTTCGACCTTGCCAACAACGATGCCAGTAGATGAAGCGTTTAGTAACGAAGAAATTGATCAGATAGAGGTGACAATTGAAAATGATGATGAAAACCATCTCTCGACCCTACGGCTCCTGAATGCTTCAAATCAAGTCGTTGCTGGACAACAACTCCGTGAGACTGACCGGTTGATTTATAACCTCGCCCGTCCACTCGCTGTAGACGGGTCTGACGACGGAATATATACCATTGAGTTTACACCCATCAGTGGATCTGGACGAATTGGGGATATTCAGTTCCTCACCTTCACTCATGATACAGAAGTCCCCGAAGTTGAGCCTGAAGCGATTAGCCTCATTGTTACATCTCCTGATGTTAATAATTCCTTGACGGAAATTCATGTTAACCCGACCGATGAGCAATCGGGAATTGATTGGGAAAACGTTGATGAAGAATGGCTCGTCCTTGAACGCGTTTCACCCAACCCAACCAAAATTGACGGACGCGTTGAGGATGACAACCAAACCACGCTCCGTTTTGTACTTGCTGTGCCCCTTGCGGACAACGGGTCAGCTGATGGTGAATATCGAGTGACGGTTACCCCCAAAGATCAAGCAGGCAACGGGGATGTGTCTTATGAAAAGGTCTTTACCTACGACACCAGCCCACCGATGATTGATGCAGGTGCCTTGCTTCTCAATGATGCGCCACTTCTCGTTGACATTAATGCAATAGATTATCCGACAGCAGTTTCTACGACGGGTGGGGTCGTTATACAAGCGAACATGTTTGACACGGGCTTAGGTGTTAACCTCGCTCAGTCAAGAATTGTCGTCAGGGGACCTGATGGTGCCGAACTTTCTGGAAACACGCAACAAAACGGTATTGATACGCTTCTCTTCAAATCCGATGGTTTAACAGCCCAAGGGCTTTATCAAATTACGGTTATTAGTGTCGGAAACGACTCTGAACTCCTCGGCTTCGCACCCACCGATTCTATTACAACGGAATTTCTTTATGAAACGACGGTGCCTACTGGTGCTGTAACGAGTGATGGGGGTGAGACTGAACTCACCGATGCAGCACTTCCTTTAGAAGGGACAGCCTCTGACCCAACCGGCACGCAACGCGTCGGGGAGGGCGAAATCTCTGTCCCAGCATCTGGGGTCTGGCTTGTTGAAATCGTCGGGATTGGTCCCGATAATCAACCCATTGATCCGGTCCCTGCTGTTGATGATAGCAACGCTGAACAGGAGCCGTGGAGCATCTGGTCTATTGATTTCCTACCAACGCGCTCTGGTGAATATGACTTGGATGTTCGCGTTACCGACAATGCGGGCAATTACGCGGTTTACGACATCGGAGAATATACCATGTCGGTATCTCTGACATTCCGAGAACCGACGTTTGGATGGCCAAATCCACTCAGGATCTCCAGAGGTGATGTCGCATTCTTTTCCTTTGATGTTAACGTACCACTCGGGGAGACTGTTGAACTTACCTTGAGCATCTATGATTGGAGTGGCGATATGATCCTCTCACAGACCTATCCGGATGTTGTATCGGGGCAGCGGAACGACCAGTTAGTGAAATGGAATTTGGAGAACCAGGCGGGGAACCAAGTCGCACGAGGGCTCTATATCTTCCGGTTAGAAGCGATCAACGCAGCTGGAAATAGCGCAAACGCTGTCGGCAAAGTGCTTGTTGTGGAATAGTTGTCAGGGAGAACCGCAGACCGCTCTTCGCGAACCGCGAACCGCGAATAGCCAATAGCGAAAAAGGAGAATTTATAATGGAGAAAAGGGGAGCCGTTTTCGCAAGCCGCGTGTGGGCTTGGCGGTACAATGTAATGGTGCTTCTCATAATAACCGCAGGTGTCCCAACTGCCAACGCAGTTAATATCCACGACGGAGCCGGGACTGTAGGTGCCGCTTTCCTCAAGATTGAAGGCGGGAGTCGTCCTGTCGGGATGGGTGGGGCATTTGCAGGACTTGCGAACGATGTCAACACCATCTTTTGGAATCCTGCAGGCTTAACTGCCGTTCATGACCAGGAATTGACGGCAATGCAGCACTTTTCGTTCGCCGATATTAACAATCAGTCTATCGGGTACGCACAACGGGTCAATGGGTTCGTCTGGGGGGCAAGTTTCCTCGGCAGTTTCACAGAAATTGAGCGTCGGCAAGGCCCAACGGAAGACCCGGATAGCACGGTAACTGTTGGGGGATTCGCTACGGGTTTATCTGTCGCTTATCCGCTTGGTACTGCCATATCTATCGGTGGTACGGCGAAGATAATTTCAGAGCAACTCGATATTCAAAACGCCTACGGTGCTGCCGCGGATGTCGGTTTAATCCTGCGGCTCCTTGACAATCATCTCGGTATCGGGGTCGCTGTCCAAAATGCTGGAGTCTTAGATGGAGCGGAGAA is a window of Candidatus Poribacteria bacterium DNA encoding:
- a CDS encoding PorV/PorQ family protein, which gives rise to MEKRGAVFASRVWAWRYNVMVLLIITAGVPTANAVNIHDGAGTVGAAFLKIEGGSRPVGMGGAFAGLANDVNTIFWNPAGLTAVHDQELTAMQHFSFADINNQSIGYAQRVNGFVWGASFLGSFTEIERRQGPTEDPDSTVTVGGFATGLSVAYPLGTAISIGGTAKIISEQLDIQNAYGAAADVGLILRLLDNHLGIGVAVQNAGVLDGAENLPMALRAGLAYRAWQESTESMPEREMWALVADAHLPLIDANPSFHVGAERWFYGSVAARIGYRIGLNENPSDGLSLGVGVRRSGEDALANIDFQFDYAFVPDAYVGNAHRVSFITRF
- a CDS encoding Ig-like domain repeat protein, which gives rise to MPKIKNICGVACKPKLAIISQVFVVCLAVLLVPADVWAGLTSLSLDAKGDSIFRGEKEHLNIVFSVDNETAVDGDSYTVRANQHLIRRGTIFRNLSVRISWNGRVNDVQLADGTYTISVVLDKEAAPGEVLERTAEAILDTRPPRISSIFANDDPNLLLTNGILINVPLRNITVIPDVDEGSAIDFAARRTNVVLRNARGVVRPGSLNYTTQLSFSLGNPLDVRAENGSYTLTITLVDKAGNLVQETTEFTFDNVPPNLVSVAGNTGAIAPGSGVSRQLDFVEATLADNFENGVNLSGSTIRLTGPEGEILGRQTFPGKNKIRWVFLSPLLPKDGLRDGEYTVEVVGTDNAGNQSGAIRVPFVYDNLAPQLVSLSPTQDGGAFNQIGDTIYQNQPLTQIVAVFNDGDAGVGVDFEQGTRIQFSAIGAGNTAELLTGRTFVDRTNSQITYVLDEPLVSQDGSYRLDIQFADTLGSRDSETFLFLYDTQLPTLVSTFPAPNETVDNLSQIRIVLNETASGIDFIQSSFRLTREVGGAQIDIPVNIANNGRDTATLTVLEPIALDGSDDGTYVIEVTPTDRAGNLGAPARREFYLVSQTRAEVRLTMPEETIVTDLETVVAALTNYIGTGINFNESTLTVTNPQGVVVPERRIETDTTNNLLTWSTDAVIPRDGTADGEYTITATFVDFSGKRFTQEFPVFLDTQFPAIESVRVETRTQPLLSVNRTTDLTAGFSQIVVNFGERSGSAARNLQIPDNDVDFVNTGVTLVGPTGENIPVNRFDNGRTTLTLNFQALTQSGNYTLSITPQDTIGNRSTAAFVYRFQIDVSPPVVSSVLIDGEIGGIVYVNGAATAIEVTFTDPSGVGVDLGDGGSTITVTGPTGIPAPGITTRSGTNQLRWVPVVLPTDGTADGSYTVAVTPVDRTGRQGQVVYRQLIYDTQEPRITASTPVALLQPVTYIGGTLTQLQFTIEDVGPAGLDLEEQTVSILDARSTPIAAARIADEINGNLYLTLDAPFARDGSMDGEYRVRISLVDRAGNRFNAERRLIYDSQVPRVSAVTINTASPMELLPQRLNEIVEPISHITVQFEEATRVDFDNTVITLVAPNNVSIPLTLRDDGKSRLTASFLDLHQVGVYTLSVTSRDIAGNVAPGSIDYRIALGLTLPSVSSVVIGEQVGDVAYLNSDNVVIDATFLDPTDIGLALDSEGSSIVVRNASGMVVPGQTEINGVDQLVWRPISLPADGSVDGRYTVEVTPVDKLGRRGDIVSRQFIYDTEMPRITSGSPLILSEPVSYIPGDFRQFVFTIEDVGPAGLFFGDQEITLMDAAGNVVPTTMTFDELTNQLYLTPAASFPRDGSADGQYTVQVSLVDKAQNRLDSAYVFVYDSKAPRLTSVLVNTDPPVALVPDRTTEFLASISSITLAFEELTEVDFSNTVIELVGPDEAAILLTLEDDGISKVVVDFLELTQIGSYTLSVTPQDIAGNAASGAASYEFVLDIPPPSVDRVVIAEQEDGIAYVNAGKAVISVRFLDPTETGLVLGSEGSNILVTSASGAVVPGRMSSNGVDQLTWQPLSLPTDGSADGQYTVEITSVDKAGRRGDVVYRQFIYDTEKPRITAASPLILSDPVSYIPGDFRQFVFTIEDVGPAGLFFGDQEITLMDAAGNVVPTTMTFDELTNQLYLTPAASFPRDGSADGQYTVQVSLVDKAQNRLDSAYVFVYDSKAPRLTSVLVNTDPPVALVPDRTTEFLASISSITLAFEELTEVDFSNTVIELVGPDEAAILLTLEDDGVSEVVANFLGLTEIGSYTLSVTPQDIAGNAASGAASYEFILDIPLPSVDRVIIGEQEEGVAYVNAGNMVIIAALLDPTETGLAFGTQGSIIQVQTPDGIVVPGITGSNGVDLIGWEPAAFTSDGSTDGRYSVYVVPIDKAGRQGNTVYREFVYDTQKPQITFADPVDLSQPVSYISDNLTQFHFSVEDVGPADLELSAQKVSLLDVSGNPVPVQLTNDTSSEIFLTLDEPLSRDGSMDGNYTVRIELADKSGNAFGVEHRIVYDTQAPTLVSTVPADGALVTEDRTQVLVTLNDDGGSGMDWEATTLTLIDPNGTQISGELVSDAATQLTLNTNQLIEDGRYIIRVRAIDRAGNGRATVFERGFQISRRLPILVSTLPTTMPVDEAFSNEEIDQIEVTIENDDENHLSTLRLLNASNQVVAGQQLRETDRLIYNLARPLAVDGSDDGIYTIEFTPISGSGRIGDIQFLTFTHDTEVPEVEPEAISLIVTSPDVNNSLTEIHVNPTDEQSGIDWENVDEEWLVLERVSPNPTKIDGRVEDDNQTTLRFVLAVPLADNGSADGEYRVTVTPKDQAGNGDVSYEKVFTYDTSPPMIDAGALLLNDAPLLVDINAIDYPTAVSTTGGVVIQANMFDTGLGVNLAQSRIVVRGPDGAELSGNTQQNGIDTLLFKSDGLTAQGLYQITVISVGNDSELLGFAPTDSITTEFLYETTVPTGAVTSDGGETELTDAALPLEGTASDPTGTQRVGEGEISVPASGVWLVEIVGIGPDNQPIDPVPAVDDSNAEQEPWSIWSIDFLPTRSGEYDLDVRVTDNAGNYAVYDIGEYTMSVSLTFREPTFGWPNPLRISRGDVAFFSFDVNVPLGETVELTLSIYDWSGDMILSQTYPDVVSGQRNDQLVKWNLENQAGNQVARGLYIFRLEAINAAGNSANAVGKVLVVE